Proteins encoded in a region of the Nicotiana tomentosiformis chromosome 9, ASM39032v3, whole genome shotgun sequence genome:
- the LOC138898888 gene encoding uncharacterized protein: protein MGIVDTCGVDFVVFQMMGSAKMWWRDYILTIPAGLHTLTCDKFSRLFLEKFLPITLREDYGRQFEHLQQGNMIVTQYESRFVDLVRHALILLPTERKRLRRFIDRLTHPIMLQMAKETRGEIPFQTATNVTRRIEMVLAQERRQGSNKRPRHFGGFNGASCGGIHGSSESTVFVQVKGSQFEAEEVVGAVDRL, encoded by the exons atgggtatagttgatacctgtggggttgattttgttgtgttTCAGATGATGGGTTCCGCCAAGATGTGGTGGAGGGATTACATCTTGACAATACCAGCTGGGTTGCATACACTCACTTGTGAtaagttctcacggctatttctagagaagtttctccctatcacactgagagaggattacggtaggcagtttgagcatctccagcagggcaatatgattgttactcagtacgagagccgttttgtggatctagttCGCCATGCTCttatcttgcttcctactgagaggaAGAGgttgaggaggtttattgatagactcactcaccctatcatgctacagatggccaaggagaccagggGTGAGATTCCCTTTCAGACGGCTACTAATGTTACTAGGcgaatcgagatggttcttgcacaggagagaaggCAGGGGtctaataagaggcctcgtcatttcggtgggTTCAATGGTGCCTCGTGtggag GTATtcatggatcatcggagtctacagtatttgttcaagtaaaaggatctcaatttgaggcagaggaggtggttggagctgttgataGATTATGA
- the LOC138898889 gene encoding uncharacterized protein, whose amino-acid sequence MLMYNTICKVNKNFEKTIVGMTVAGFTGQLKGWWDNYLMNEYRAEIMNAVKVEEGQNYHNCVYSLALNIIEHFSGRWSDNSETLRIMLQNLRCKSLTYFRWYKDVFLSRVMELPECNSTHWKSKFIDGLPTLFAERVRKALRGTTMSIDYNSYSYGNHISIYILRNKKESHRHKKEPYRYKKKKKGSFDKRFEQKEKRRKARKEFIKSNEPDAFYKCGRVGHYARDCKVKDKIKNLDIDDSIKDSLYKILLNSSPDNTDQESNYGDSSTDEDLRVLQEEEYIFQKMNVDPANRIRISVDLEVNVLTNDSLLELLRVIKNPELRSQIIDQLDKIQDTIPTSPEIEEIPSQNR is encoded by the exons ATGCTTATGTACAACACTATCTGCAAGGTTAATAAGAATTTCGAGAAAACCATTGTTGGCATGACAGTGGCAGGTTTTACTGGACAATTAAAAGGatggtgggacaattatttgatGAATGAATATCGAGCTGAAATAATGAATGCGGTAAAAGTAGAAGAAGGACAGAATTATCATAATTGTGTCTATTCTTTAGCTCTTAATATTATAGAACATTTCTCTGGAAGATGGTCAGACAATAGTGAGACCTTAAGGATCATGCTTCAAAACCTTAGATGTAAGAGTCTAACATATTTTAGGTGGTATAAAGATGTTTTTCTATCTAGAGTCATGGAATTACCAGAGTGTAATAGTACTCACTGGAAGTCTAAATTTATTGATGGACTCCCAACACTCTTTGCTGAAAGGGTTAGAAAAGCTCTTCGGGGAACAACAATGAGTATAGATTATAATAGCTATTCCTATGGAAATCATATTAGTATAT ATATTCTTAGGAATAAAAAGGAGTCTCATAGACATAAGAAAGAACCTTATAGgtataaaaagaagaagaaaggatcTTTTGATAAAAGATTTGagcaaaaggaaaagagaagaaaGGCTAGGAAGGAGTTTATAAAATCCAATGAGCCTGATGCTTTCTATAAATGTGGCAGAGTAGGCCATTATGCTAGAGATTGCAAAGTCAAGGACAAGATTAAAAAccttgatattgatgatagtattAAAGATTCTTTGTATAAGATTCTTTTAAATTCCTCTCCTGATAATACTGACCAAGAGAGTAATTATGGAGATTCGTCAACTGATGAAGATCTTAGGGTTCTACAGGAGGAAGAGTACATTTTTCAGAAGATGAATGTGGACCCTGCAAATAGAATAAGAATCAGTGTT GATCTAGAAGTTAATGTCCTGACTAATGATAGTTTATTAGAACTTCTCAGGGTTATTAAAAACCCAGAATTAAGGTCTCAGATAATTGATCAACTGGACAAAATTCAGGATACAATTCCTACAAGTCCAGAGATTGAAGAAATTCCTTCTCAAAATAGATAA